The Aerococcus christensenii genome segment CCTGACGCTTACGATTTAGCGAATAAAAATGATCTTTATGCTTCCGTGATGATGGCTCAAGCGGCCTTAGAATCGGGATATGGAAGCAGTCGCTTATCTCAAGCTCCCTATAATAATCTCTTTGGAATCAAGGGAAGCTATAAGGGACAATCTACTCGGATGAATACCTTAGAAGATGATGGACACGGAAATTATTACCAGATCAAAGATAGTTTTAAAAAGTATCCAAGTTATAGAGAATCTTTACAAGATTATGTAACGACTTTGAAGAAGGGACCATCCTGGAATCCGAATTACTATAAGGGCGCCTTTAAAAGCCAAACGAACTCTTATCGAGAGGCTACTGCTTGGTTAACGGGGCGGTATGCTACGGATACAGCCTATGCCGGCAAGCTGAATAGTATTATTGAAAGTAATGGGTTGACACGCTATGATCAAGTGAATCCAGCAGTCGAGAATTTAAAAGCTGAAGGGCAGCCGGCTGTCAAGAGCCAGTCTCGACTCCGTTCATCTGCTCCAGTGAATGAAGAAGTCAAAACTTATACCGTTCGTTCTGGGGATAGTTTATGGGCAGCTTCTCAAATTTTAGGAACCACTGTAGACGCTCTAAAAGCGGCCAATGGCTTAAAGTCAGACTTAATTTTCCCAGGGCAAGTGTTAAAATTAACCCCTTCTTCTTTCGCTTTGCAAGAAGAGGCTCCAAAAGAGCAAGTACAAAAGGAAGTGCAGCGACCAGAAAGCACTAAGTCTTATACGGTACAACCAGGAGATGGCTTATGGCGAGTCGCTCAAGCTTTAGGAACGACTGTTGAAGAGTTGAAACAAGCTTATGGATTAACTTCAAATCTCATTTTCCCAGGGCAAGTTTTCTCCGTTAAAACTTCAGGAACTGTAGAGGAAGTCCCTGCTCCT includes the following:
- a CDS encoding LysM peptidoglycan-binding domain-containing protein; its protein translation is MTLFDPSYLTHKRILKQSAVLLSSVLALGGLHQLVHPTSAQAAEHNNLQKTNNAFLNKILPDAYDLANKNDLYASVMMAQAALESGYGSSRLSQAPYNNLFGIKGSYKGQSTRMNTLEDDGHGNYYQIKDSFKKYPSYRESLQDYVTTLKKGPSWNPNYYKGAFKSQTNSYREATAWLTGRYATDTAYAGKLNSIIESNGLTRYDQVNPAVENLKAEGQPAVKSQSRLRSSAPVNEEVKTYTVRSGDSLWAASQILGTTVDALKAANGLKSDLIFPGQVLKLTPSSFALQEEAPKEQVQKEVQRPESTKSYTVQPGDGLWRVAQALGTTVEELKQAYGLTSNLIFPGQVFSVKTSGTVEEVPAPVLESQKAEKVETQVIEEVSSPQTYQVQSGDTLWKIARDNGLTVEQLKLANNLQSDLIFVGQSLQLAARPGQVKISKEEAPAAQTSSQGNYVIQSGDTLSQIAVTYGVRLGDLLQANGLKVSDIIYPGQVLTLP